aatattaattataaatatcaagggttgaaatCATCTTAcaagtgttgggtcatttgcaccgtcggtgcatagaataatttccgcAACTTTTGGCCTTAAAATAAGCATGCCTGAGCCGCTTCGTCTTTTCCTCGAGCTGCAAATCGGGAACTTGCTCAATCATTTTCCTCTCTTTCTCCAAAAACTCCaactcttcttccttcttcccaAACTCCTGCATGTATGATATCTACACattaattttcagtttttgttaCCAACATACGTAAAGGACTATAGGGTCATTTCACtaagaaaacttttttttttctttttgtactttAAGAGATTGCTTGTTGGACTTACTTTTCAatcatatctatactattattaagagaagagagcttgctctccaaaactgaatttttttaccaatttaacctgtatatatattaaaaaactatgaaatataattaatcaatagggATAATATAGAaaattgtaaaataaaaaaaaatgtgataGTTGTACCATAAGTTTTTCCACTATCTTTGacttctctccacacacataGTGGGTGGGCTCTGTGATACAATCCTACCATTCGACTCTTTAAGTGTTAAGTCATATATCACTTATGAAAATTTGCAACCAAGTTTGAAATCCTTAAAGTAGTGaattagaaataaataaatgaattaaCCAAATTTGTCCAACCTTAATCGTTTATATTCATAAGGCTAAATCATAATTTTAAATGTCTTGATAATGTTCAATTGGCGTGGAAAAGTGATATACTCACGCATATCAACTGGTTTATGAAATTATTGAGATATGATCGAAAAATAGGTCTCACACAAAATTCtttaaaatataataaataaataaagagtatCTGAATGCAAGCCTCGGCTCCCTCAATTGCTATACTTAGGTATGTACCTGAATGCTTTCTTCTAGGTTCTTTACACTGTTCAACTTTCGGCAAGGCCAACGATGAATACCCAACTCTCGACACCTTTTCTTAAGAGTTGTTACAGAGACATTCATTTCTTCAGCTGCTCTAGTTATCGGCATGTAAAAGTATTCGGATATGGTTTCTTGGGACAACATTTTGGCTTTTGATGGTTTTGAAGAAGAACTAGCAATACCGCTTCTATCTTCAGTATTGCAAGAAGTGGTATTAAGATTGTTGGACATACCCTCATCTCCATCAATCCCAACACCAAATCCATCTCCAAGGAAAGTATCATCTGTTAAAAGCAATTCATCTTCCCACTCCGATGGAACATACTCACTTCCACTGAGAAACATTGTAAAAGCAAGCGGGAGTACATACATTAGGTCAAACCAAgaccaaagaaagaagaaaaaagaaaacttgaAAACTAATCCCGTTCAACACAAAACCTTAAATTGTTACCTCAAATCAAGTGGAGACAATTGGCTTGCGAAGGAAAATAGGTCTTCATCATCCTTGGACAACGAAGCCATGAATGAATCCCTCTCCAGTAACTATAGATGAAAGCTGAAGTGATACCGGAAACTATTCTCGCTCAAACTAGCAAACCGAAATTCCAATCGGAACCAACTTTACTTTACCCTTCACAAAGTCCAGACCCACTTTCGCCTTCTCAAATCTTTCACACCGTTCTAAAGGGTTTTCTCTTATTCACTCTCTGAAGAACAAGGAAGGGCAACAATGGCGAAGggaaaattggaaaatgaacgAAGAAGAAATTGACTTCAGAATAGATGTGGTCGATCAGAGCAAGTCACGGGAAGAATCGTAGCCTGAGCAGGCTGAAATTCCTTCACGCAAGGCTGACCATCTCAGTCCCAATGCTCGAGTAGCTCATTTATATACTTTGATTGACGAGTTTTCATATATATAGGTCAACATCAGTTGTCTCCTGGTATTGGTCAAGTGGTCAACGGCACAGGATTTGTGTTCCAAGCTTAAATTCCATTCTTACTTTTGCACTTGGCGCGTTCAACTTTGGCATCTAGTAGAACTGTAGAAGCTTTAGGAAAACTTATTGGATGGGGCAACTCCCATAAACGGAAAAAGGGCAATAAAAGAAGCAAGACGCGTACGTCCATAAATGGAATATGAAAGGaaaattgttttttatttttttagctaaATGATTAAAGGTAAATTGTTCGTGTAATTTCGTGTATTCTAGCTGATTAAAGCTATAAACCTATAATCTATAGCTGACGTCGTCAAATTTGACCAAttgatcttttcttttctttttctaacgTTTAATTAGTTTTACTATTCATCTAATGTATTTTAATTAGTTTATTTtatgagagattattcagagcaccgccgtgcacttgcaccaatataaataaatggttagattgcattaaatacattttttgtttattaaaaataaagttgataataaatatcaagggttgaaattattttataagggttgggtcacttacaccgtcggtgcatagaataattttcattcttttatttACTATGTTTTGAGGATGGATCGATCTCTGGGTTGTTCATCCTTTGTTTCAAGATGTACTCCAAACACCACTAACGTCGATCTCAAGGTGATCACCAGTGAAGGTCGATTGCTCATAGCAGATGCACTCATGGAGTCATATAACTGTCAATTGCCAATTTTGTGTAAAATGATCAACACAGCAATTGGTATTGGTATGACTAATGATAAAACCGATTTGCTTCCCAAGAATGAAGAACACCAATTAGCCTAACCAATTCTACGGTCCGCGCTAGCATGTGGGGCCAGAAAACCAACTCAATTCATGGTCCCCAGATAGATTTATTAATGTGCACGAGTACCGGAGGAAATATCCGAACAGTTTCATGAAGAATCGATAGGGGTCACTTGGACCTATAATGGTAACAAAAATCGACAAATGCAATAACCAAGAACTTTCATCATTTTTATCTTGGGTAATTTTGCTTGGCTTGCATCTTCTATGGACATTCAATAAAACTATAAAGATTTCATCATCACGGCCTTTGCACAAAATTGATATATAAATCGAGAAATCCACATTACACTATAAAAATTTAACCATCAtataaccaaaaaaacaaaattacattagtttcattcatttttgacttaacatttgatttttttttttttgttcttcgtTATCAATAAACATTTGGCATAGTAGTAAGAAATTTTTTTGGTGGCTCAGATCCAATGAAATTGAGAAAATAAAGATATTAGTAGTCTCCTTGCCCAAAAATAAATACCAACTCAAGAAATTAATCCACCTTATATCATTGAAACTGTTAACAGAAAGTAGTAAAAATTTATAGCCTTCTTACCAAATATACTACTATTGTACACGTGTCCAAAGTTATATAAGCCTATTGCTTGTAACCTTTTACTCTATTCGATCAATACAACACCATAGCCTCGCTATTTTCCtctgcttctttcttcttcttcaagcttttcttcttcaagctttcATGACATCAAGAGCCAGGTTCGATCAGGATCTGCTTTGTTTTTTGGCGACCTAATATTACATTTCCCAGTATTCTATTCTACTTATTGAGTACTTTTTCATCTGCAATTTAGCTGGGTAATCTCATTCACTCTGTTCATCTAGATCTGGAAATTTTGACATCACATTGTTGAAGATTTGTTCTAGTTTACTGGTGTATCATTTCTCTGAAGCTGTGTCACTATATTTGCTACTTGATATCTCTGGAAAGTTTGTtaccatgatgatgatgaagttaAAACCCCAGATCTGATAGAAATTGTTGATGTTCATGCTCGATACTGATAATTACGGATACTCAGTTTATGATTTATGCTACTCAAGTGGTCTAAGTTGATTATTGCTGCTCTAGTTAATTTGGAGCTCTGTATGTTACTGCTACAAATTTGATTCAATTCTCTTGCATCGAAGCCTTGCTTTCACATTTAAGTAGTtgttcatcaattttttttgtttataaaatTGCTAAATCTGGAAATTATAGTCTCAAACCCTAAATCTTGCAATCGAAACTCGGTTTTGTGCTGTGATACTAATTGAATTCTCGATATATCCTAC
Above is a genomic segment from Rosa chinensis cultivar Old Blush chromosome 3, RchiOBHm-V2, whole genome shotgun sequence containing:
- the LOC112194058 gene encoding protein RKD1 → MASLSKDDEDLFSFASQLSPLDLSGSEYVPSEWEDELLLTDDTFLGDGFGVGIDGDEGMSNNLNTTSCNTEDRSGIASSSSKPSKAKMLSQETISEYFYMPITRAAEEMNVSVTTLKKRCRELGIHRWPCRKLNSVKNLEESIQEFGKKEEELEFLEKERKMIEQVPDLQLEEKTKRLRHAYFKAKSCGNYSMHRRCK